The Christiangramia flava JLT2011 genome has a segment encoding these proteins:
- a CDS encoding ABC1 kinase family protein: MNANPTKVRQYYKFIRFMLKYWNSDIFRQTSDVALNELVDEDSEHEFRQSPEELVEDLKNMGPTYIKLGQLLSTRPDLLPDEYLEALANLQDNVSPVPFEELKQVIEEDLGTKISKAFKTFDEKPIASASIGQVHHAELLSGKPVAVKVQRPGIKKQFIEDLDTLTDMAEMAVKHLEMAKTYALDEVFEELRHILINELDYRKEAQNLKTLGKNLEYFKHLLIPQPVLDYSSSRVITMEFVTGRKITSLSPLRRLGNDFSELVDELVEAYLQQIINDGFAHADPHPGNIKFTEDNKIALIDLGMVARFTPQLQEQLIELLLALSNSNGEQTAATLLKMSEFTEDSDKIRFRKTVSNVIMESENSRAKDLQTGRILIQLNRLAINTQIRLPVEINILGKILLNLDQIVAQLDPEFDLRAAIQKNVHEIMRKKMLNDLKPENFFSMLIESKNLLEHLPERLNRITQNLAENEFKIQIDAIDEKRVTDGFQKVANRITLGLIIAATIIGAAMLMQVPSDFTIFGYPGLAMVFFMLAAIGGIVLSYVIIFRDENLNNKK, from the coding sequence ATGAATGCAAACCCAACCAAAGTGCGCCAGTATTATAAATTCATCCGCTTCATGCTGAAATACTGGAACAGCGATATTTTTCGGCAAACCAGCGATGTGGCACTGAATGAATTAGTAGACGAGGACAGTGAACACGAGTTCAGGCAGTCTCCAGAAGAACTGGTCGAGGACCTGAAAAATATGGGTCCGACTTATATTAAACTTGGCCAATTGTTATCTACCCGCCCAGACCTGTTGCCCGACGAATACCTGGAAGCCCTTGCGAATCTTCAGGATAACGTAAGTCCCGTGCCGTTTGAAGAGCTCAAGCAGGTGATCGAAGAAGACCTTGGCACCAAGATCTCCAAGGCATTCAAAACTTTTGATGAGAAACCGATTGCCAGCGCTTCCATCGGCCAGGTGCACCATGCCGAATTGCTTTCAGGAAAACCGGTGGCGGTAAAAGTTCAGCGTCCGGGCATCAAAAAGCAATTTATTGAGGATCTGGATACGCTGACTGATATGGCCGAAATGGCCGTGAAGCATCTGGAAATGGCCAAAACCTACGCCCTGGACGAGGTTTTTGAAGAATTGCGTCACATTCTCATCAACGAACTGGATTACCGCAAAGAGGCTCAAAACCTGAAGACTTTGGGAAAAAATCTAGAGTATTTCAAGCATTTGCTGATCCCTCAGCCGGTTTTGGATTACAGCTCTTCCCGAGTGATCACCATGGAATTCGTAACCGGAAGAAAGATCACCTCGCTTTCCCCTTTACGCCGACTCGGAAATGACTTTTCTGAACTGGTAGATGAACTGGTTGAAGCTTACCTGCAGCAGATCATTAACGACGGGTTTGCCCACGCCGATCCCCATCCCGGTAATATCAAATTTACAGAAGACAATAAGATCGCTCTGATCGATCTGGGAATGGTTGCACGTTTTACCCCGCAGCTTCAGGAGCAGCTAATTGAACTGCTATTGGCGCTGAGCAATAGTAACGGGGAACAAACCGCCGCCACGCTTTTGAAGATGAGTGAATTTACGGAGGACTCCGATAAAATTCGCTTCAGGAAAACCGTTAGTAACGTGATAATGGAAAGCGAAAATTCGCGGGCTAAAGATCTCCAAACAGGCCGAATTTTAATTCAGCTGAATCGTTTGGCGATAAACACGCAGATAAGACTTCCGGTGGAAATCAATATTTTAGGTAAGATCCTGCTCAACCTGGACCAGATCGTGGCCCAGCTAGACCCGGAATTTGACCTGAGGGCGGCAATTCAGAAAAATGTGCATGAGATCATGCGCAAGAAAATGCTCAACGACCTGAAACCGGAGAATTTCTTCAGCATGCTGATAGAGTCCAAGAACCTGCTGGAACACCTGCCCGAACGACTCAATCGCATAACGCAAAACCTGGCAGAAAATGAGTTTAAAATCCAAATAGACGCGATCGATGAAAAACGGGTCACTGATGGATTTCAAAAAGTAGCCAACAGGATCACGCTGGGGCTGATCATTGCCGCGACCATCATCGGCGCCGCAATGTTGATGCAGGTTCCTTCAGATTTTACCATTTTCGGGTATCCGGGCCTGGCGATGGTGTTTTTTATGCTGGCCGCAATTGGAGGGATCGTTCTGAGTTACGTGATCATTTTTAGAGACGAAAACCTAAACAACAAAAAATAG
- a CDS encoding S10 family peptidase, which yields MKKIYCLLLAVAAVQFTHAQKIKIPQDTSVTTKHSVSVNGNSFNYTAETGFMPLWGEQNEPVASIYYTYYTRDGIKDRKNRPLVISFNGGPGSASVWMHIAYTGPRVLKIDDEGFPVQPYGIRENTSSILDVADIVYVNPVNTGYSRPIPDEEGKVDREKFFGVNADVTYLAEWLNTFVTRKNRWLSPKYLIGESYGTTRVSGLALELQNSQWMYLNGVILVSPTELGIERGGPVEIANRLPYFAAAAWYHQLLPSELQNKDLEELLPEVEDFTINKVLPALVKGGFLDVSEREEIAGKMAHYSGIDQQTFLDNNLEVPFRLFWKELLRNEGYTVGRLDSRYRGLDARSSGNSPDYNAELTSWLHSFTPAINYYLREELNFKTNLKYMMFGPVHPWDRSGDHTGENLRQAMAQNPNLDVMIQSGYFDGATTYFNAKYSMWQLDPSGKMKDRLSFKAYRSGHMMYLRKDDLQQANDDLREFILKSLPKENEPAKY from the coding sequence ATGAAGAAAATTTACTGCCTGCTGCTAGCCGTAGCTGCCGTTCAATTTACTCACGCGCAAAAGATCAAAATTCCACAGGATACTTCTGTCACGACCAAACATTCGGTAAGTGTAAACGGTAACAGTTTTAATTATACAGCAGAAACAGGCTTTATGCCACTTTGGGGTGAGCAAAATGAGCCTGTTGCCAGCATTTATTATACCTATTATACCCGCGACGGTATAAAAGATCGTAAGAACAGGCCACTGGTCATTTCTTTCAACGGCGGTCCGGGATCGGCATCTGTCTGGATGCATATCGCGTATACCGGTCCTCGCGTATTGAAAATTGACGATGAAGGTTTTCCTGTACAACCTTACGGAATTAGGGAAAATACGAGCTCTATTTTAGATGTGGCGGATATCGTGTATGTAAACCCCGTAAATACAGGATATTCCCGCCCGATTCCTGACGAAGAAGGTAAAGTAGATCGTGAGAAATTCTTTGGGGTCAATGCCGATGTCACGTACCTGGCCGAATGGTTAAATACCTTTGTTACCAGGAAAAACAGGTGGTTATCTCCCAAATACCTGATTGGTGAAAGTTATGGTACGACGCGCGTTTCCGGGCTGGCATTGGAACTGCAAAACAGTCAGTGGATGTACCTGAACGGCGTGATCCTCGTCTCTCCAACGGAATTGGGAATTGAGCGCGGTGGCCCGGTTGAAATTGCCAACCGGCTTCCTTATTTTGCCGCTGCAGCCTGGTATCACCAATTATTACCTTCAGAATTACAAAATAAGGACCTTGAGGAATTGCTCCCGGAAGTAGAAGATTTCACGATCAATAAGGTACTGCCGGCACTGGTCAAAGGCGGGTTCCTCGATGTTTCAGAAAGAGAAGAAATTGCCGGTAAAATGGCTCATTATTCCGGGATTGACCAGCAAACATTCCTGGATAATAATCTTGAAGTACCATTCCGCCTCTTCTGGAAAGAATTGTTACGGAATGAGGGGTACACGGTGGGACGCCTTGATTCCCGTTACCGCGGTCTAGACGCCAGAAGTTCCGGTAATTCCCCTGATTACAATGCGGAACTCACCTCCTGGCTGCATTCCTTTACACCAGCGATCAATTATTACCTTCGTGAAGAACTGAATTTCAAGACCAATCTTAAATATATGATGTTCGGGCCGGTGCATCCCTGGGATCGCAGCGGTGATCATACCGGGGAAAATTTACGCCAGGCTATGGCTCAGAATCCAAACCTGGACGTCATGATCCAATCGGGTTATTTTGATGGCGCCACCACCTATTTCAATGCGAAGTACTCCATGTGGCAACTGGATCCAAGCGGAAAAATGAAAGACCGGCTCAGTTTCAAAGCATACCGAAGCGGCCATATGATGTATTTACGAAAAGACGACCTTCAGCAAGCGAATGATGACCTTCGGGAATTCATTCTAAAAAGTCTGCCGAAGGAAAACGAGCCTGCGAAATACTAA
- the thrC gene encoding threonine synthase, with product MRYFSLNNHQHFSNFENAVVRGLAPDKGLYFPEKIEKLPASFFEELPKLTNLEIGYQSIRQFVGDEIPEEDLKKIISKTLDFEFPVVPVENGISSLELFHGPTLAFKDVGARFMAGCLGYFSQKSNLGNITVLVATSGDTGGAVANGFLGVEGVEVVILYPKGKVSDLQEKQLTTLGQNITALEVDGVFDDCQAMVKQAFLDETITTHRKLTSANSINVARWLPQMFYYFIAAKQIQEKPVFAVPSGNFGNICAGLMARELGLPVAHFVAANNVNNTVVDFMDSGKYQPKPSTATISNAMDVGDPSNFVRILQLFGNEHQALKKDFSAYSFSDEDTRKTIREVFQKENYILDPHGAVGYLGLQQYLKETASEAPGIFLETAHPVKFLDTVEEEIQTKVPVPESVRSLFDKKKKSLQISSKYEDLKRFLLDEN from the coding sequence ATGAGATATTTCAGTTTAAATAATCATCAGCATTTCAGCAATTTTGAAAACGCGGTCGTTCGGGGCCTTGCACCAGATAAAGGACTTTATTTTCCGGAAAAAATTGAAAAATTACCGGCTTCTTTCTTTGAAGAGCTTCCGAAGCTGACCAATCTCGAAATTGGCTATCAAAGCATCAGGCAATTCGTGGGCGATGAAATCCCGGAAGAAGACCTTAAAAAGATCATTTCCAAAACCCTGGATTTTGAGTTTCCTGTGGTACCGGTTGAAAATGGAATTTCCAGTCTGGAACTTTTTCACGGTCCCACTTTGGCTTTTAAGGATGTAGGCGCCCGGTTTATGGCGGGCTGCCTGGGATATTTTAGTCAGAAATCCAATTTGGGTAATATTACGGTGCTGGTTGCCACCTCCGGCGATACCGGCGGCGCGGTGGCCAATGGTTTCCTGGGAGTGGAAGGCGTAGAGGTAGTCATCCTGTATCCAAAAGGCAAAGTGAGTGATCTACAGGAAAAACAATTAACCACGCTGGGTCAAAATATTACGGCCCTGGAAGTGGACGGAGTTTTTGATGACTGCCAGGCGATGGTTAAACAGGCCTTTTTAGATGAAACGATCACCACACATCGAAAACTGACTTCCGCCAACTCGATCAACGTAGCAAGATGGCTCCCGCAGATGTTCTATTATTTCATCGCTGCAAAACAAATTCAGGAAAAGCCTGTTTTCGCGGTCCCCAGCGGAAATTTCGGGAACATTTGTGCCGGTCTTATGGCACGTGAACTCGGGCTTCCGGTTGCCCATTTCGTAGCGGCTAATAATGTGAATAATACCGTAGTTGATTTTATGGATTCTGGAAAGTACCAGCCCAAGCCAAGTACGGCAACGATCTCTAATGCGATGGATGTGGGTGATCCCAGCAATTTCGTACGGATTCTTCAGTTATTCGGAAATGAGCACCAGGCCTTGAAAAAAGATTTTTCGGCGTATAGTTTTTCTGATGAGGACACACGGAAAACAATCCGCGAGGTTTTTCAAAAGGAAAATTACATTCTTGATCCTCATGGAGCCGTGGGCTATCTCGGTCTTCAACAATATTTGAAGGAAACGGCTTCAGAAGCTCCAGGGATCTTTCTGGAAACTGCACATCCAGTGAAATTTTTAGATACTGTGGAAGAGGAGATCCAAACGAAAGTCCCTGTCCCGGAATCGGTTCGATCCTTATTTGATAAAAAGAAAAAATCCCTTCAGATTTCGAGCAAATACGAAGATCTGAAGAGATTTTTATTAGATGAGAATTAG
- a CDS encoding homoserine kinase: MESIKVFAPATVANLSCGFDVLGCCLDTVGDEMLIQKNDLKTVRITKITGQDLPLEADKNVAGVAVKAMLEHLNLEQGFDIEIHKKIKAGSGIGSSAASSAGAVFAVNELLGKPYSKNELIPFAMQGEFLASGNAHADNVAPALLGGFSLVKSYEPLEVISLPSPEALRVVVLHPLIEIKTKDSRAILKQTVNLKQAVQQWGNLGAFISGLYTEDYELLGRSLKDDIVEPVRSILIPFFEELDKLSAKHALGFGISGSGPSVFALCKGDENAAKVYEEFQEFYKTKEIEFDLHVSPVNPEGIKIL, translated from the coding sequence ATGGAAAGTATAAAAGTTTTTGCGCCGGCCACGGTGGCCAATCTATCCTGCGGTTTTGACGTGCTGGGCTGCTGTCTGGATACGGTGGGAGATGAAATGCTCATTCAGAAAAATGATCTAAAAACCGTTCGAATTACAAAGATCACCGGTCAGGATCTTCCCCTGGAAGCCGATAAGAATGTGGCGGGCGTCGCGGTAAAAGCCATGCTCGAACACCTTAATCTCGAACAGGGTTTTGATATCGAAATCCATAAAAAGATCAAAGCAGGAAGCGGGATAGGAAGCAGTGCTGCAAGTTCGGCGGGTGCGGTGTTCGCGGTAAATGAGCTTTTGGGAAAGCCTTATTCCAAAAATGAACTCATTCCATTTGCAATGCAAGGGGAATTTCTGGCCAGTGGAAATGCACATGCCGATAATGTGGCCCCGGCCTTACTTGGGGGTTTTAGCCTGGTTAAAAGTTATGAGCCTCTGGAAGTGATCAGTCTTCCTTCTCCCGAAGCTTTGAGAGTGGTGGTTCTACACCCTTTGATCGAGATCAAAACCAAGGATTCCCGTGCCATCCTCAAGCAAACCGTAAACTTGAAGCAGGCCGTCCAGCAATGGGGAAATCTGGGAGCTTTTATCAGCGGTCTATATACGGAAGATTATGAGCTGCTTGGCCGCAGTTTAAAGGATGATATTGTAGAACCGGTACGTTCCATTCTTATTCCCTTTTTTGAGGAATTAGACAAACTTTCGGCTAAACATGCGCTGGGATTCGGAATTTCGGGTTCCGGGCCTTCGGTTTTTGCCCTATGCAAAGGGGATGAGAACGCAGCAAAAGTATATGAAGAATTTCAGGAGTTCTACAAAACCAAGGAGATCGAGTTTGATCTTCATGTATCACCCGTAAACCCTGAAGGAATTAAAATTTTATGA
- the thrA gene encoding bifunctional aspartate kinase/homoserine dehydrogenase I, with protein sequence MKVLKFGGSSLASPERIKLVSKTIQKHLEEDAVVSVFSAFGGVTNDLLEMAELAAKEDIRYKEILAANEKRHLDAARELVPVANQSSILSKIKNEFNRLETLYEGVYLLNELSDKTRHVISGFGEILSSQIIAEYFKGLGIKSQFADTRDLIVAKNASEKVQVNYDLTNANIEIFFGSHQSGLYVVPGFVSKNEQGFPSTLGRGGSDFTAAIIAGALHTEKVLIYTDVNGMYTANPNLVPHAYSLKEISYEEAMELSHFGAKVLYPPTIQPLLDKKIEIHIKNTFEPEQAGTVISRSSKKNFRWVTGITHIDSIKLVNIEGSGMVGVPGFSKRLFETLYLEGVNVVLITQASSEHSICIAVKADEAEKAKAAVDEAFQNEIAFKKIKPAEIEGNVAIIALVGDRMKSHHGLSGKMFSALGNNNINIRAIAQGSSERNISAVIAKKDVTKALNTLHEQFFEVPSKEINLFVTGVGNVGGKLIAQLKKQEDYLLEKLRLKIRVLALSNSRQMLFNEDGIDLDNWQEELKNGEPANKQEFLDRVREFNLRNSIFVDNTASADISQYYKHYLADSVSVVTCNKIACADAYENYEQLQNLAREYGASFLYETNVGAGLPIIDTLQNLIASGDRIQKIQAVLSGSLNYVFNTYDTSEPFYKVVEQAKEQGYTEPDPKIDLSGVDVARKILILARESGLKLELDDIERDDFLSQESLHSTSNEEFFELLKKDEPAFQKIYENAKSKGSELKYVAQLENGKAKVGLQEVGPQHPFANLSGSDNIVLFFTDRYPEQPLIVKGAGAGADVTASGIFADIIRIGKK encoded by the coding sequence ATGAAAGTCCTAAAATTTGGTGGGTCATCATTAGCCTCGCCAGAACGAATCAAGCTGGTTTCCAAAACCATCCAAAAGCATCTGGAAGAAGATGCTGTAGTATCTGTGTTTTCAGCCTTTGGAGGAGTTACCAACGATTTACTGGAAATGGCAGAACTGGCGGCCAAAGAGGATATTCGCTATAAAGAAATCCTCGCTGCGAATGAAAAACGCCACCTTGATGCCGCCCGGGAACTGGTTCCTGTGGCCAATCAGAGCAGTATTCTCAGCAAGATCAAAAATGAATTCAATCGCCTGGAAACCCTTTATGAAGGGGTTTACCTGCTAAACGAACTGTCTGATAAAACCAGGCATGTCATTTCCGGCTTTGGGGAAATTCTGAGTTCTCAGATCATTGCGGAATACTTCAAAGGCTTGGGGATCAAAAGCCAGTTTGCTGATACTCGCGACCTGATCGTTGCTAAGAATGCTTCCGAAAAGGTCCAGGTGAATTACGATCTCACGAACGCCAATATTGAAATATTCTTCGGAAGTCATCAATCCGGGTTATACGTCGTACCAGGCTTTGTTTCTAAAAATGAGCAGGGCTTTCCCAGTACGCTGGGCCGTGGAGGATCAGATTTTACGGCGGCCATCATCGCCGGGGCGCTCCATACGGAAAAAGTGCTGATCTATACGGATGTGAACGGGATGTACACTGCAAACCCCAACCTTGTACCCCATGCTTATTCTCTTAAAGAGATTTCTTATGAAGAGGCCATGGAATTGTCACATTTTGGAGCCAAAGTGCTATATCCGCCAACGATCCAGCCGTTACTGGATAAGAAAATTGAGATCCACATCAAAAATACTTTTGAACCGGAACAGGCGGGAACTGTGATTTCAAGGTCCAGTAAAAAGAATTTCAGATGGGTAACCGGGATCACCCATATAGATTCCATTAAACTGGTCAATATCGAAGGTAGTGGCATGGTGGGCGTTCCGGGCTTTTCCAAACGTCTTTTCGAAACGCTGTATCTGGAAGGAGTAAATGTTGTTTTGATCACGCAGGCTTCTTCGGAACATAGTATCTGTATCGCGGTCAAGGCCGATGAAGCTGAAAAAGCTAAAGCAGCGGTAGATGAAGCTTTCCAGAATGAGATCGCTTTCAAAAAGATCAAACCTGCTGAAATAGAAGGAAATGTAGCCATTATCGCGTTAGTGGGTGATCGCATGAAGAGCCATCACGGTCTTAGTGGGAAAATGTTCAGTGCGCTGGGGAACAACAATATCAATATCAGGGCAATTGCCCAGGGGTCTTCGGAAAGGAATATTTCAGCAGTTATTGCCAAAAAAGATGTTACCAAGGCCCTCAATACGCTCCATGAGCAGTTTTTCGAGGTGCCTTCCAAAGAGATCAACCTGTTCGTGACCGGTGTTGGAAACGTGGGTGGCAAGCTCATCGCTCAACTGAAAAAACAGGAGGATTACCTATTGGAAAAACTCCGACTCAAAATACGTGTTTTGGCGCTATCCAATTCCCGACAAATGCTGTTCAATGAAGACGGAATCGACCTGGATAACTGGCAGGAGGAATTGAAGAACGGTGAACCCGCCAATAAACAGGAATTTCTGGATCGAGTTCGGGAGTTTAACCTTCGCAACAGTATTTTCGTTGATAATACTGCCAGTGCCGATATTTCCCAATATTACAAGCATTATCTGGCAGATTCTGTTTCCGTGGTGACCTGTAACAAGATCGCCTGTGCTGATGCCTATGAAAACTATGAGCAGTTGCAGAATCTTGCCCGCGAATACGGTGCTTCTTTTTTATATGAAACCAATGTTGGTGCGGGATTGCCAATCATCGATACTTTGCAGAACCTGATTGCTTCCGGAGACCGCATTCAGAAAATACAGGCCGTCTTATCCGGAAGTTTAAATTACGTCTTCAATACGTATGATACTTCGGAACCATTCTATAAAGTGGTGGAACAGGCAAAAGAACAAGGTTATACCGAACCAGACCCTAAGATTGATCTCAGCGGGGTAGATGTGGCGCGAAAAATTCTTATACTAGCCCGTGAAAGCGGATTAAAACTGGAACTGGATGATATTGAAAGGGATGATTTCCTTTCCCAGGAAAGCTTACATTCCACCAGCAATGAGGAATTTTTTGAACTGCTGAAAAAAGATGAACCAGCTTTTCAGAAGATCTATGAAAATGCCAAATCCAAAGGTAGTGAACTGAAGTATGTGGCGCAGCTGGAAAATGGAAAAGCCAAGGTGGGATTACAGGAAGTTGGTCCTCAGCACCCCTTTGCAAACCTTAGCGGAAGTGATAATATCGTATTGTTCTTTACTGATCGTTACCCGGAACAGCCGCTCATCGTAAAAGGAGCAGGTGCAGGAGCTGATGTAACGGCTTCGGGGATTTTCGCAGATATTATCAGAATTGGAAAAAAATAG
- a CDS encoding magnesium chelatase yields the protein MKIEEIKTLGDLKKSGYTSRPIKEELRDNLKKKIQNGEPTFEGIHGYEYTVIPEIERAILSRHNINLLGLRGQAKTRLARLMVNLLDEYIPVVEGSEINDDPLNPISRYSKDLLKEKGEELPVSWMHRDERFFEKLATPDVTVADLIGDVDPIKAANLRLSYADDRVIHFGMIPRANRSIFVINELPDLQARIQVALFNILQEGDIQIRGFKLRLPLDMQFVFTANPEDYTNRGSIVTPLKDRIGSQILTHYPEDIETARQITAQEAALDDRQKELVHVPELAKDLLEQISFEARDSEYIDHKSGVSARMSISAYENLLSTAERRALKKGEDHTMLRFGDFLGVIPAITGKVELVYEGEQEGAAFVATQLIGEATKSLFPEYFPKIEKLKKPDEVTPYDDLVEWFFESSGFELPDDLSEKEYREKLDSIKPLEDLVNKYQPDVKEKDRYFMKEFILWSLVEYKKLSKKRFSKGLQFKDLYGSYISGL from the coding sequence ATGAAAATTGAAGAAATAAAGACACTTGGCGATTTAAAGAAATCTGGATATACCAGTAGACCGATCAAAGAAGAACTTCGGGATAACCTGAAAAAGAAAATTCAGAATGGTGAACCTACTTTTGAAGGCATTCATGGGTATGAGTATACGGTGATTCCGGAAATTGAACGAGCGATACTATCCCGGCATAATATTAATTTGTTAGGATTGCGCGGGCAGGCGAAAACCAGGTTGGCCAGGTTAATGGTCAATTTGCTAGATGAGTATATTCCCGTGGTCGAAGGTTCCGAGATCAACGATGACCCCTTGAATCCTATCAGCCGCTATTCCAAAGATTTATTGAAGGAAAAAGGTGAGGAGCTTCCGGTTAGCTGGATGCATCGTGATGAACGTTTCTTTGAAAAACTGGCAACACCTGATGTAACGGTAGCCGATTTAATTGGTGATGTAGACCCTATCAAGGCTGCCAACCTGAGGTTGAGCTATGCAGATGATCGCGTGATCCATTTCGGAATGATCCCGAGAGCCAATCGATCTATTTTTGTCATCAATGAACTACCAGATCTGCAGGCCCGGATCCAAGTGGCACTTTTCAATATATTACAGGAGGGAGATATCCAGATTCGTGGTTTCAAATTACGTCTACCCTTGGATATGCAATTTGTGTTCACCGCAAACCCGGAAGATTATACCAATCGCGGAAGTATCGTAACGCCACTAAAAGACCGTATTGGTTCCCAAATATTAACGCATTATCCGGAAGATATTGAAACCGCCAGGCAAATTACGGCTCAGGAAGCGGCGCTGGATGATCGCCAGAAAGAACTGGTGCACGTACCGGAACTTGCCAAAGACCTGCTGGAACAAATCAGTTTTGAAGCACGTGATAGCGAATACATCGATCACAAAAGCGGCGTGAGTGCCAGGATGAGTATCAGTGCTTATGAAAACCTATTGAGCACTGCTGAAAGGAGGGCTTTGAAAAAAGGAGAAGATCATACCATGCTTCGTTTTGGGGATTTTCTCGGGGTGATTCCAGCCATAACCGGGAAAGTAGAACTGGTCTATGAAGGAGAGCAGGAAGGTGCCGCGTTCGTAGCTACCCAGTTGATCGGGGAGGCAACCAAATCCTTATTTCCGGAATATTTTCCGAAGATCGAGAAGTTAAAGAAACCAGATGAGGTCACTCCATATGATGATCTCGTGGAATGGTTCTTCGAGAGTTCCGGTTTTGAACTGCCAGATGATCTATCAGAAAAAGAATATCGGGAAAAACTGGATTCGATTAAGCCGCTGGAAGACCTCGTGAATAAATACCAGCCGGATGTGAAGGAAAAGGACCGTTATTTTATGAAAGAATTCATCCTTTGGTCGCTTGTTGAGTATAAAAAGCTCAGTAAAAAGCGCTTTTCCAAGGGCTTACAATTCAAGGATCTCTACGGAAGTTACATTAGCGGCTTGTAA
- a CDS encoding vWA domain-containing protein — protein sequence MKKNQSDAVRGFVFDKYEEPHKSPFDRLFEIFKEIITHTSGDLDEALDWMKQLDEEYQLTTDEYTLDDFVEDLKKKGYIREEIDSEGGGGMSITAKTERAIRQQALERIFGKLKKGTSGNHRTNRVGRGDEHTGDFRNYQFGDSLSRISMTESLRNAQINHGIGDFQMSEDDLVVEETHLKSQMSTVLMIDISHSMILYGEDRITPAKKVAMALAELITTRYPKDTLDILVFGNDAWPIEIAELPYLKVGPYHTNTVAGLELAMDMLRRKRNTNKQIFMITDGKPSCIRERDGTYYKNSMGLDPYIVGKCYAMARQARKLRIPITTFMIAQDPYLTSFVQEFTEANQGKAFYTGLKGLGEMIFEDYETNRKRRIRG from the coding sequence ATGAAAAAGAATCAATCAGATGCGGTTAGAGGCTTTGTTTTCGACAAATATGAAGAACCGCACAAATCTCCGTTTGACCGGCTTTTTGAAATTTTCAAAGAGATCATTACACACACTTCCGGGGACCTCGATGAAGCTTTAGATTGGATGAAACAGCTGGATGAGGAATACCAGTTGACCACTGATGAATATACCCTGGATGATTTTGTGGAAGACCTGAAGAAGAAAGGTTATATCCGTGAAGAGATCGATTCGGAGGGCGGTGGCGGAATGTCGATTACGGCAAAAACCGAAAGAGCTATCCGGCAGCAGGCCCTGGAACGGATCTTCGGAAAATTGAAAAAAGGAACTTCCGGCAATCACCGAACAAATAGAGTGGGACGAGGCGATGAACATACCGGGGACTTCCGGAACTATCAGTTTGGAGATTCTTTGAGCCGTATTTCCATGACTGAAAGTTTACGGAACGCTCAGATCAATCATGGGATTGGTGATTTCCAAATGTCTGAAGACGACCTGGTAGTTGAAGAAACCCACCTGAAATCTCAAATGAGTACCGTGTTGATGATCGACATCAGCCACAGTATGATCCTGTATGGTGAAGATCGTATCACCCCGGCCAAAAAGGTTGCGATGGCGCTGGCTGAACTCATAACCACTCGTTATCCAAAGGACACTCTGGATATTTTGGTTTTCGGAAACGATGCCTGGCCCATCGAAATTGCAGAATTACCTTATTTAAAAGTAGGGCCTTACCATACCAATACGGTCGCAGGACTGGAACTGGCGATGGATATGCTGCGTCGAAAGCGAAATACCAATAAACAGATTTTTATGATAACCGATGGGAAACCTAGCTGTATTCGTGAACGCGACGGAACTTACTACAAGAACAGTATGGGGCTAGATCCCTACATCGTTGGAAAATGTTACGCGATGGCCAGACAGGCCCGAAAATTGAGAATTCCCATCACTACTTTTATGATTGCTCAGGATCCTTATTTGACCAGCTTCGTTCAGGAGTTCACGGAAGCCAATCAGGGTAAGGCTTTTTATACCGGCTTGAAAGGTTTGGGAGAAATGATTTTTGAAGATTACGAAACGAATAGAAAAAGAAGAATTAGAGGTTAG